A DNA window from Hydra vulgaris chromosome 13, alternate assembly HydraT2T_AEP contains the following coding sequences:
- the LOC136089626 gene encoding THAP domain-containing protein 1-like — MNPSYPFLNRFPVNPDKRAAWILATKRKNFVPSSASFICSDHFSKNCFDESKTSGYCLRKYLKPDAIPTIFNFPKHLKTTTSKIRKAPTKKMLKKQIRKEKNDTVFENTYKEKVISTNKKMSIEDCMETDSDNLQTVNKKLSFVLNVYQLQKKRIRYVMQQKRRLKKKVAKLQNVINELQEKRLISDEAIATLNHLNPGVEDLIQRELKSKSKLKYSSLLRTFALTLHFYSAKAYDYVKQSFNTCLPHPDTLRKWYSSINGQPGFTHEAFQI, encoded by the coding sequence ATGAATCCTAGCTAtccatttttaaatagatttccAGTGAATCCAGATAAAAGAGCAGCATGGATTCTTGCAACAAAACGAAAGAATTTTGTCCCCTCTTCCGCTAGTTTTATTTGTTCAgatcatttttctaaaaattgctTTGACGAAAGCAAAACATCAGGTTACTGTTTGAGAAAATATCTGAAACCTGATgcaataccaacaatttttaattttccaaaacatttgaaaacaaCCACTAGTAAAATTCGAAAAGcaccaacaaaaaaaatgctgaaaaaacagattaggaaagaaaaaaatgacaCAGTTTTTGAGAATACTTACAAAGAAAAGGTGAttagtacaaataaaaaaatgagtataGAAGATTGCATGGAGACTGATTCAGACAATTTGCAAACTGTCAACAAGAAGTTGTCATTTGtattaaatgtttatcaattacaaaaaaaacgtATCAGATATGTAATGCAACAAAAGCGCagactcaaaaaaaaagttgcaaaacttCAAAATGTGATAAATGAATTACAAGAAAAACGTTTAATTAGTGATGAAGCCATAGCAACTTTAAATCATCTTAATCCTGGTGTTGAAGATTTAATTCAAAGAGAACTGAAAtccaaaagcaaattaaaatactCTTCATTATTGCGAACTTTTGCGTTaacattgcatttttattcaGCAAAAGCATATGATTATGTCAAACAATCCTTCAATACTTGTCTTCCTCACCCAGACACTTTGAGAAAATGGTATAGTAGTATTAATGGACAGCCAGGCTTTACTCATGAAGCATTccaaatttga